Proteins from one Chloroflexota bacterium genomic window:
- a CDS encoding AMP-binding protein — protein MTFSRSTPHATPGTLPSTLARHAQTIPDQPFTRILKKGVVEKQRTFAEAWTWSAQWAALFAERGLKHGEAVIIALPNCDAFVGAYFGALMAGVVPAPVAPARRLAADDPYLATLADRIRFVNAKALVVPSDQAKLAQLPQFSHIAVLAEGQAEAMTPNYDSHSTADDLGLVQFTSGTSGDPKAVLLTQRALLAQTALLQTSLALYDRFKDWAVSWLPLFHDMGLIGFLLTPAYTGGLVNLIPAEEFVLRPASWLRALSETKATITGGPPSAYALCAKRLKDATGYDLSAVRVALVGAETVTRDSLATFGEKFAAAGFRSASFTPTYGLAEAALAVTMPALDRDPKFDEVDFAKLADGEARPAHSGDTRLLASVGPPLPGVEVAIVADDGSTLPERRTGEIIVRSPSLMSGYHANAESTEYALRNTWLWTGDLGYLADGELYLTGRKKEVIIVGGRNYYPDDVEQIASAVPGVRAERVVAIGVEDAGTASERLVVLAEFDPDEDQDALRLRLRQTLVAAGYPAGDVILLKPKSIQSTLTGKLKRLDCKARYLAGEFGSTD, from the coding sequence ATGACCTTTTCACGCTCCACGCCCCACGCCACACCCGGCACTCTTCCCTCCACCCTCGCCCGCCACGCCCAAACCATCCCTGACCAGCCCTTCACCCGAATCCTGAAAAAAGGGGTTGTCGAAAAACAGCGCACTTTCGCCGAAGCGTGGACATGGTCGGCGCAGTGGGCGGCCTTGTTCGCCGAGCGCGGCCTCAAACACGGCGAGGCCGTCATCATCGCCCTGCCCAACTGCGACGCCTTCGTGGGCGCATACTTCGGCGCGCTCATGGCCGGCGTTGTCCCGGCTCCGGTTGCTCCCGCTCGTCGCCTCGCCGCCGACGATCCTTATCTTGCCACGCTCGCCGACCGAATCCGCTTCGTCAACGCTAAAGCTCTCGTTGTGCCAAGTGACCAAGCCAAACTCGCTCAACTTCCACAGTTCAGCCACATTGCCGTTCTCGCCGAAGGGCAGGCCGAAGCAATGACGCCGAACTACGACAGCCACTCCACCGCCGATGATCTCGGCCTCGTTCAATTTACCTCCGGCACGTCGGGCGACCCCAAAGCCGTCCTCCTCACCCAGCGGGCCCTCCTCGCCCAAACCGCCCTCCTCCAAACCTCGCTCGCCCTCTACGACCGCTTCAAAGATTGGGCCGTCTCGTGGCTGCCACTCTTTCACGACATGGGCCTCATTGGCTTCCTGCTCACCCCGGCCTACACCGGCGGCCTCGTCAACCTCATCCCGGCAGAAGAATTCGTCCTCCGCCCGGCCTCGTGGCTCAGAGCACTCTCCGAAACCAAAGCCACCATCACCGGCGGCCCGCCTTCGGCTTACGCCCTGTGCGCCAAACGCCTCAAAGACGCAACCGGCTACGACCTCAGCGCCGTTCGCGTCGCCCTCGTCGGCGCAGAAACCGTGACCCGCGACAGCCTCGCAACCTTCGGCGAAAAATTTGCCGCCGCCGGGTTTCGCTCCGCCAGCTTCACGCCCACCTACGGACTCGCCGAGGCCGCTCTGGCAGTGACGATGCCCGCGCTGGATCGCGACCCAAAGTTTGATGAAGTGGATTTTGCTAAACTGGCCGATGGCGAAGCCCGACCTGCTCACTCCGGTGACACCCGCCTCTTGGCCTCGGTGGGGCCGCCACTGCCGGGCGTCGAAGTCGCCATCGTCGCCGACGACGGCTCAACCTTGCCCGAACGCCGAACCGGCGAAATCATCGTCCGCAGTCCGAGTTTAATGAGCGGCTACCATGCAAACGCAGAATCAACGGAATACGCACTACGCAATACCTGGCTCTGGACCGGCGACCTCGGCTACCTCGCCGACGGCGAACTTTACCTCACGGGCCGAAAGAAGGAAGTCATCATCGTCGGCGGGCGCAACTACTATCCTGACGACGTGGAGCAAATTGCCAGCGCCGTGCCAGGCGTGCGCGCCGAGCGCGTAGTCGCCATTGGTGTTGAAGATGCCGGGACGGCATCCGAGCGATTGGTTGTGTTAGCCGAATTTGATCCTGATGAAGATCAAGATGCTCTACGCTTGCGCCTCCGCCAAACTTTAGTGGCGGCAGGCTACCCGGCGGGTGACGTGATCCTGCTCAAACCCAAATCCATCCAATCCACCCTCACCGGCAAACTCAAACGCCTCGACTGCAAAGCGCGTTACCTGGCCGGGGAGTTTGGGTCAACGGATTGA
- a CDS encoding nucleotidyltransferase, with protein sequence MEKGLEPSLRKAIDWLEARGYRYAIIGGVAVSQWGFMRTTDDVDLKLLVPNSNYPAIRAALRAAFPDRARKHVPENTFIVDVVIEGVIVDFLLALPGYEELIIERASQRDLGGWKAWVCSIEDLIIQKSYAGRGKDLIDLEELLIAHRGKLDEDYIENWVSQFAEALEKPEILTGYHRLLTQSKSLE encoded by the coding sequence ATGGAAAAAGGGCTTGAACCTTCCCTGCGAAAAGCAATTGACTGGCTTGAAGCACGCGGCTACCGTTATGCAATTATCGGCGGTGTTGCGGTTTCGCAATGGGGCTTTATGCGCACTACCGATGATGTTGATCTAAAGTTGCTCGTCCCCAACTCCAACTACCCTGCCATTCGCGCCGCTTTGCGAGCCGCTTTCCCTGATCGCGCCAGAAAACATGTCCCGGAAAACACCTTTATCGTTGATGTTGTCATCGAAGGCGTGATCGTAGATTTTCTTCTGGCCTTGCCTGGATACGAAGAATTGATCATAGAGCGAGCTTCTCAACGCGACCTGGGCGGTTGGAAAGCCTGGGTTTGCTCGATAGAAGATCTGATCATCCAAAAATCTTACGCCGGGCGTGGCAAAGACTTGATAGATTTGGAAGAATTGTTAATCGCCCATCGCGGCAAACTGGACGAAGACTACATTGAGAATTGGGTGAGCCAATTTGCCGAAGCACTGGAGAAGCCTGAAATCCTCACCGGCTATCATCGCCTGCTCACTCAAAGCAAATCGCTGGAATGA